One Sphingobium sp. CAP-1 genomic region harbors:
- a CDS encoding TetR/AcrR family transcriptional regulator C-terminal domain-containing protein, whose protein sequence is MQQPSAPPARRVGRPRRLTTRQVIEAAIAIGLDNVTMAALAQRLGVRVAVLYNYVKGRDELIDLAARHALTSQPFPDDHGQDWRSYATGYARAAYDLFRSDAQLLPLLMNGKLSPATKVDSVEAWLEAMTVRGFPPTEALALLKAIDAIVMGSAVQAAHARAHAPDYPGTVRAAVTSRPKGDLTRLSAHLDSFVALAEPDAWEGSLHLLLDGIEAMRTAST, encoded by the coding sequence TTGCAGCAACCATCCGCTCCCCCGGCCAGACGCGTCGGCCGCCCCAGACGACTGACCACCAGACAGGTGATCGAAGCGGCCATCGCCATTGGCCTGGACAATGTAACCATGGCCGCGCTGGCCCAACGCCTGGGCGTGCGCGTTGCGGTGCTATATAATTATGTGAAGGGGCGCGATGAACTAATCGATCTTGCCGCCCGCCATGCACTTACCAGCCAGCCTTTTCCCGACGACCATGGGCAGGATTGGCGCAGCTATGCCACTGGCTATGCCCGCGCAGCCTATGATCTGTTCCGCAGCGATGCGCAATTGCTGCCCCTGCTTATGAACGGCAAGCTCAGTCCCGCCACCAAGGTCGACAGCGTCGAAGCCTGGCTGGAAGCGATGACGGTTAGGGGCTTTCCGCCAACGGAGGCGCTGGCATTGCTCAAGGCGATCGACGCCATCGTCATGGGGTCCGCCGTTCAGGCAGCCCATGCGCGCGCTCACGCCCCCGACTATCCAGGCACCGTGCGCGCCGCCGTGACAAGCCGGCCCAAAGGAGATTTAACGCGACTTTCCGCCCATCTCGACAGCTTCGTAGCGCTGGCGGAACCGGATGCATGGGAAGGCTCGCTTCACCTGCTGCTCGACGGTATCGAAGCGATGCGAACGGCGTCGACATAA
- a CDS encoding zinc-binding dehydrogenase, whose amino-acid sequence MRAAVFQEAGKPLVIETVPDPIPGPDQMILEVAQAGICGSDLHMAESPHMPSGLIMGHEFAGTIAALGRDVAGSWKVGDRVTALPLNACNDCSACERNLPALCSHNLFTGTSLLAQGAFAQLVGARAAMVQRLPDGVGFAEGAMVEPLAVGHHIVSMADMPARAAVLVIGGGPIGMAVTLFARHAGAGHVVVSERSSDRRALAKAIGATAVIDPQAGDVGAAFARLTGVERPQIIFECVGVPGMLGQAIELADVRGQVIVAGVVMKEDMILPIVALGKEVTIRYSQAYTERDFEAVIDALAKGRIDPRPIHTSTVSLDEMPQAFEALRTQPRECKVLVRP is encoded by the coding sequence ATGCGCGCGGCGGTCTTTCAGGAAGCGGGCAAGCCGCTGGTGATCGAAACGGTGCCCGATCCCATTCCGGGGCCGGACCAGATGATATTGGAGGTGGCGCAGGCCGGTATTTGCGGGTCCGACCTGCATATGGCGGAAAGCCCCCATATGCCTTCCGGCCTGATAATGGGACATGAATTTGCCGGGACGATCGCAGCGCTGGGCAGGGATGTGGCCGGGTCATGGAAAGTCGGCGACCGGGTGACGGCGTTGCCGCTCAACGCCTGTAACGATTGTTCGGCCTGCGAACGCAACCTGCCGGCGCTTTGTTCGCACAACCTGTTCACCGGCACATCCTTGCTGGCGCAAGGCGCCTTTGCGCAATTGGTCGGCGCGCGCGCGGCCATGGTGCAGCGCCTGCCCGATGGCGTCGGCTTTGCGGAGGGTGCCATGGTGGAACCGCTCGCGGTCGGCCATCATATCGTGTCCATGGCGGACATGCCCGCGCGGGCTGCGGTGCTGGTCATCGGGGGTGGGCCGATCGGTATGGCGGTTACGCTGTTCGCGCGGCACGCGGGCGCCGGGCATGTCGTGGTCAGCGAAAGGTCGTCCGATCGTCGTGCGTTGGCGAAGGCGATCGGCGCGACCGCCGTGATCGACCCGCAGGCGGGTGATGTCGGCGCGGCCTTTGCCCGCCTGACCGGCGTCGAGCGCCCGCAGATCATTTTCGAATGTGTCGGTGTTCCCGGCATGTTGGGTCAGGCGATTGAACTGGCCGACGTGCGGGGGCAGGTGATCGTCGCCGGCGTCGTGATGAAGGAGGACATGATCCTGCCCATCGTCGCCTTGGGCAAGGAAGTGACGATCCGCTACAGCCAGGCCTATACGGAACGCGATTTCGAGGCGGTGATCGACGCCCTTGCGAAGGGGCGGATAGACCCCCGGCCGATCCATACCTCCACCGTCAGCCTTGATGAAATGCCCCAGGCCTTCGAGGCTCTGCGCACTCAGCCGCGGGAGTGCAAGGTTTTGGTCCGCCCCTGA
- a CDS encoding flavin-containing monooxygenase has product MTSDKLDSLPLGASDELRQALEAADIRALVMTYVHLSRDEEMLDRFAPYLPAASLGMVPNPSDELLCDLRAKMYALLTAPGAVAKGPVSVDLLNRIMSVGMGEAVDREFIPLLLEQTGLGPQPDRSDRLARTRIPADYKALIIGAGLTGMAAAIKLEEAGYSYEIVEKNPEIGGTWWSARYPGVGVDTPSHFYSYSFELNPDWTTYTPSGGEMQAYLAGVASKYGLRARTRFNTRVTTLRWIDADAQWEVTMRGEDGEDEVRRYNVVINAHGPISRWEWPKIDGLEDFQGVKMHTGAWDSKVDLKGKKVALIGTGASAAQCGPAIAGEVGQLTVFMRSGHWVLPNHIAGLPVPDAIKWAMGHIPYYLEWFRFSVYWTGSDGLYPNLVMDPTWPDKELTISAANAALREYCMHNLHTKLAGRPDLIERLTPDAPVFSKRIVMDTNWLPMFMRDNVALETTGIERITPKGIRTADGVEHEFDIILFATGYNLARMTGSLEIIGRDGRNLGEEWGEEDPEAYFGLTVPGYPNYFHMTGPNSGPNHGAGINLLSEAQVHYVIECLDHLVETGQAALEPTRMACDAFNARVQGQMPNMIWSHPKAKTYYKNSKGKVIVSWPFRLVDYWNESRNLKLEDYQFHRLPADVAVA; this is encoded by the coding sequence GTGACATCGGACAAGCTGGACAGTCTGCCTCTTGGGGCCAGTGACGAACTGCGGCAGGCGCTGGAGGCGGCCGATATCCGCGCTCTGGTGATGACTTATGTGCATCTGAGCCGCGACGAAGAGATGCTGGATCGGTTCGCGCCCTATCTTCCCGCGGCCAGCCTGGGCATGGTGCCCAATCCCTCGGACGAATTGCTCTGTGATCTGCGCGCCAAGATGTATGCGCTGCTGACGGCGCCGGGCGCGGTGGCGAAGGGGCCGGTGTCCGTCGACCTGCTCAACCGTATCATGAGCGTGGGCATGGGCGAAGCGGTCGATCGCGAATTCATCCCGCTGCTGCTGGAGCAGACCGGCCTTGGTCCGCAGCCGGATCGGTCCGATCGCCTGGCCCGCACACGCATCCCTGCTGATTACAAGGCGCTGATCATCGGTGCTGGCCTGACCGGCATGGCCGCGGCGATCAAGCTCGAAGAAGCGGGCTACAGCTATGAGATCGTAGAGAAGAACCCGGAAATCGGCGGCACCTGGTGGAGCGCCCGTTATCCCGGTGTCGGCGTCGATACGCCCAGCCATTTCTATTCCTACTCCTTCGAACTCAACCCGGACTGGACGACCTACACGCCCTCCGGTGGCGAGATGCAGGCCTATCTGGCCGGTGTCGCCAGCAAATATGGTCTGCGCGCAAGGACGCGGTTCAATACCAGGGTGACGACGCTTCGCTGGATCGATGCCGACGCCCAGTGGGAAGTGACGATGCGTGGCGAGGACGGCGAGGACGAGGTGCGGCGCTATAATGTCGTGATCAACGCCCATGGCCCCATCAGCCGTTGGGAATGGCCGAAGATTGACGGGCTGGAAGATTTCCAGGGCGTCAAAATGCATACCGGCGCATGGGATTCAAAGGTCGACCTCAAGGGTAAGAAGGTTGCGCTGATCGGCACCGGCGCCAGTGCGGCGCAATGTGGCCCGGCCATTGCGGGAGAGGTTGGCCAACTCACCGTGTTCATGCGTTCGGGTCACTGGGTGCTGCCCAACCATATTGCCGGCCTGCCCGTTCCCGATGCGATCAAATGGGCGATGGGCCACATCCCCTATTATCTCGAATGGTTCCGCTTCTCCGTCTATTGGACGGGATCGGATGGCCTCTATCCCAATCTGGTCATGGACCCGACCTGGCCCGACAAGGAGCTGACGATTTCGGCGGCCAATGCGGCGCTGCGCGAATATTGTATGCACAACCTCCACACCAAGCTGGCGGGGCGGCCTGACCTGATCGAAAGGCTGACGCCCGATGCGCCGGTCTTTTCCAAGCGGATCGTCATGGACACCAACTGGCTGCCCATGTTCATGCGGGATAATGTGGCGCTGGAAACGACGGGAATCGAGCGGATCACGCCAAAGGGCATTCGGACTGCCGATGGCGTGGAGCATGAATTTGACATCATCCTCTTTGCCACTGGCTACAATCTGGCGCGGATGACCGGATCGCTGGAGATTATCGGTCGTGACGGTCGCAATCTGGGCGAGGAATGGGGTGAGGAGGACCCGGAAGCCTATTTCGGCCTGACCGTGCCGGGCTATCCCAATTATTTCCACATGACCGGTCCCAATAGCGGCCCCAATCATGGTGCGGGGATCAATCTGCTGAGCGAGGCGCAGGTCCATTATGTGATCGAATGCCTCGACCATCTCGTCGAAACCGGACAGGCCGCGCTGGAACCTACGCGGATGGCCTGCGACGCGTTCAATGCGCGGGTGCAAGGGCAGATGCCCAACATGATCTGGAGTCACCCCAAGGCCAAGACCTATTATAAGAACAGCAAGGGCAAGGTGATCGTGTCCTGGCCCTTCCGCCTGGTTGATTACTGGAATGAGAGCCGGAACCTGAAGCTGGAGGACTATCAGTTTCACCGGCTGCCTGCCGACGTTGCGGTGGCCTGA
- a CDS encoding nuclear transport factor 2 family protein: MSASIEELAARLQALEDKEAIRLLKSRYLRACDLKQPDIVRDCFLPGAVRIDYQGFPLYTDRDAFVATYESMACQGGVYDLHHAANWDITLVAPDAAKGLWSLNFRTILTGPRHVTRLSVEYEDVYRRQDGRWWIAESVSRVTSVLTEQIGEDGSVTVLASGGAPA, translated from the coding sequence ATGTCCGCCAGCATCGAGGAACTCGCCGCGCGACTTCAGGCGCTGGAGGACAAGGAAGCCATTCGCCTGCTCAAATCCCGTTATCTGCGCGCCTGTGATCTGAAGCAGCCCGATATCGTTCGCGACTGCTTCCTGCCCGGAGCGGTGCGGATCGATTATCAGGGTTTCCCACTCTATACGGATCGTGACGCCTTTGTCGCGACATATGAAAGCATGGCGTGTCAGGGTGGTGTATATGATCTCCACCATGCCGCCAATTGGGATATCACCCTGGTCGCACCGGATGCGGCGAAGGGGTTGTGGTCGCTCAATTTCCGAACCATCCTGACCGGCCCGCGTCATGTGACTCGCCTCTCCGTCGAATATGAGGATGTCTATCGCCGTCAGGATGGCCGCTGGTGGATCGCGGAGAGTGTCAGCCGTGTCACCTCCGTCCTTACGGAACAGATTGGCGAGGATGGATCGGTCACGGTGCTGGCCTCCGGGGGCGCGCCGGCCTGA
- a CDS encoding SDR family NAD(P)-dependent oxidoreductase, with amino-acid sequence MMIDYGLQGKVAMVTGAGGGIGRASALAFARSGAKVLVSDVSDSNGEETVALIRDMGGVAAYQRCDVSDGTQVKAMVAAAVDQFGRLDCAFNNAGINSVTLDEYDDAVWDRAISVNLKGVMLCMREAAAVMVKQGSGAIVNTASINGIVGNPGQPAYTAAKHGVVGLTRHAALRWAKAGIRVNAVCPGVIDTPMSAQAAADPQIRAMIESMTPMGRMGRAEEIAEAAVWLCSDAASFITGHPLLVDGGVTAF; translated from the coding sequence ATGATGATCGATTATGGCTTGCAGGGTAAGGTAGCGATGGTGACAGGCGCGGGGGGCGGTATCGGCCGGGCCAGCGCGCTTGCCTTCGCGCGGTCTGGCGCGAAAGTGCTGGTGAGCGATGTCAGCGACAGCAATGGCGAGGAAACGGTGGCGCTGATCCGGGACATGGGCGGGGTGGCAGCTTATCAGCGCTGCGACGTTAGCGACGGGACGCAGGTCAAGGCGATGGTGGCCGCAGCCGTCGATCAGTTCGGGCGGCTGGATTGCGCCTTCAACAATGCGGGGATCAATTCGGTCACGCTGGACGAATATGATGATGCGGTCTGGGATCGGGCGATCTCGGTCAATCTCAAGGGCGTGATGCTTTGTATGCGTGAGGCTGCGGCGGTGATGGTCAAGCAAGGCAGCGGGGCCATCGTCAACACGGCGTCGATCAACGGTATCGTCGGCAATCCGGGCCAGCCGGCCTATACGGCGGCGAAGCATGGCGTCGTGGGTCTGACCCGCCATGCCGCACTGCGTTGGGCAAAGGCGGGCATTCGCGTCAATGCCGTCTGCCCCGGCGTCATCGACACGCCCATGTCGGCTCAGGCCGCCGCCGATCCGCAGATTCGCGCGATGATCGAATCGATGACACCGATGGGGCGCATGGGCCGGGCAGAAGAAATCGCCGAAGCGGCGGTGTGGCTCTGCTCCGACGCGGCGAGCTTCATAACCGGACATCCGCTGTTGGTCGATGGTGGCGTGACCGCATTTTGA
- a CDS encoding VOC family protein: protein MGARAFSFTKIVVADLDRAVSFYRDAIGLKLLSRFVAAGGDYAQEEAVMAARGRRDGPLLMLIRYLERPVPPPGAAWTGFAVDDLRATIDRVRKAGGKVVVPTHDLPQYAIRVAVVADPHGHLIELTTPLDKVGADGGGGGELC from the coding sequence ATGGGCGCGCGCGCCTTCAGCTTTACCAAGATCGTGGTCGCGGACCTTGATCGGGCGGTGTCCTTTTATCGGGATGCGATCGGCCTGAAGCTGCTGTCGCGCTTTGTCGCTGCCGGCGGTGATTATGCGCAGGAAGAGGCGGTGATGGCGGCAAGGGGCCGGCGCGACGGCCCCTTGCTGATGCTGATCCGCTATCTCGAACGGCCCGTGCCGCCGCCGGGAGCCGCCTGGACGGGTTTCGCCGTCGATGACTTGCGCGCCACCATTGACCGGGTGAGGAAAGCTGGCGGTAAGGTCGTTGTGCCCACTCATGATCTGCCGCAATATGCCATCAGGGTTGCGGTGGTCGCCGATCCGCATGGACATTTGATCGAATTGACCACTCCGCTGGACAAGGTAGGGGCAGATGGCGGAGGTGGAGGCGAACTGTGCTGA
- a CDS encoding TetR/AcrR family transcriptional regulator gives MSGRRAAYLERRRATTRGAILSAARQIFADASYGDAKIEDIIRTAAVSRATFYAHFASKFELACAIYDEIAPQTAALFVRLSGLKRDDRTGIRHWLDDFVGIHLEHRQVTSLIAQLQLFERSFRARILHDAEALIDLVAATEGTGFGRAKGSGAAARLQRARVRLLFNRVAMLCAEVARGELSPEDADISLDLVSEEIAQFLAA, from the coding sequence GTGAGCGGGCGGCGAGCGGCCTATCTGGAGCGTCGCCGGGCCACAACGCGCGGCGCCATCCTGTCGGCGGCTCGACAGATATTCGCGGATGCAAGCTATGGTGACGCCAAGATAGAGGATATCATCCGTACGGCGGCAGTCAGCCGGGCGACCTTCTACGCGCATTTTGCGTCCAAGTTCGAGTTGGCCTGCGCCATCTATGACGAGATAGCGCCGCAGACGGCGGCGCTCTTCGTTCGCCTGTCAGGACTGAAGCGCGATGATCGGACGGGCATTCGGCACTGGCTGGACGATTTTGTCGGCATCCATCTGGAGCATCGGCAGGTAACGTCGCTGATCGCCCAGCTCCAACTGTTCGAGCGGAGTTTTCGGGCCCGCATCCTGCACGATGCCGAAGCGCTGATCGACCTGGTCGCCGCAACGGAAGGAACGGGATTTGGCCGCGCCAAGGGTTCGGGCGCGGCGGCGAGGTTGCAACGGGCGCGGGTTCGGCTGCTGTTCAACCGGGTGGCGATGCTGTGCGCGGAAGTGGCGAGGGGTGAGTTGTCACCGGAGGATGCGGACATCAGCCTGGACCTAGTGAGCGAGGAAATAGCCCAATTCCTAGCCGCGTGA
- a CDS encoding Gfo/Idh/MocA family protein — protein sequence MVIRVGMVGANPDYGWGSGVHRRVIDHLPGFTLQGVCTTREDSARQAAIQFGAPLWFTDHRALAAHPDIDLVAICVKAPHHHAIAHAALSAGKHVYCEWPLAISAGQADELAALARRQGVKAMIGLHLRGSPALRQAQRLMGEGYVGKIYGLTVHARMFGPQMRAMATRAGGTTLLSIYGGHLIDAIDHMGGGIAACDLRSAIHLPPVDESGAPVERDAFDHLQFHGRLRSGALFALDLAGVSLNGMGCTWRIDGSEGALMLSIRDASLPAIEALVLHGARHGGPFEPIAIAPDLDCVAIPDEPDRYSAYPGSFASREALSSIGNLYADLGAAIHADAPVTPDFHRAAAIQNMLARLEAPSHPVTGVAA from the coding sequence GTGGTGATCCGCGTGGGCATGGTGGGAGCGAATCCAGACTATGGCTGGGGGTCTGGCGTGCATCGCCGGGTCATCGATCACCTGCCCGGCTTCACCTTGCAGGGGGTCTGCACCACACGCGAGGATAGCGCCCGTCAGGCGGCGATCCAGTTCGGCGCGCCCCTCTGGTTCACCGATCATCGAGCGCTGGCGGCCCATCCCGACATCGATCTGGTCGCCATTTGCGTCAAGGCGCCGCATCACCATGCCATCGCCCATGCCGCGTTGTCGGCGGGCAAACATGTCTATTGCGAATGGCCGCTGGCGATCAGTGCCGGCCAGGCCGACGAATTGGCCGCGCTTGCCCGCCGTCAGGGCGTGAAGGCGATGATCGGCCTGCACCTGCGCGGATCGCCGGCGCTGCGACAAGCCCAGCGATTGATGGGAGAGGGCTATGTCGGGAAAATCTATGGGCTGACGGTTCATGCCCGGATGTTCGGGCCACAAATGCGCGCCATGGCGACGCGGGCGGGCGGCACGACGTTGTTATCCATCTATGGTGGCCATCTGATCGATGCGATCGATCACATGGGCGGCGGGATTGCAGCGTGTGACCTGCGTTCCGCCATACATCTGCCTCCCGTCGACGAAAGCGGGGCGCCGGTCGAGCGGGATGCGTTCGACCATCTGCAATTTCATGGTCGTTTGCGGAGTGGTGCGCTGTTCGCGCTCGATCTGGCGGGGGTGAGCCTCAACGGCATGGGCTGCACCTGGCGGATCGACGGTAGCGAAGGCGCGCTGATGCTTTCGATCCGCGATGCCAGCCTGCCCGCGATCGAGGCGCTGGTGCTGCATGGCGCGCGCCATGGCGGGCCATTCGAACCGATTGCTATCGCGCCGGACCTGGACTGTGTCGCGATACCCGACGAGCCGGACCGTTACAGCGCCTATCCGGGTAGTTTCGCCTCGCGCGAGGCGCTGTCGTCCATCGGCAATCTCTATGCCGATCTGGGCGCGGCGATCCACGCTGACGCGCCCGTTACGCCTGATTTCCACCGCGCCGCCGCTATCCAGAACATGCTCGCGCGGCTGGAAGCCCCGTCCCACCCTGTTACCGGAGTTGCAGCATGA